A single window of Streptomyces xanthii DNA harbors:
- a CDS encoding Gfo/Idh/MocA family protein, producing the protein MTLTTDTPRFGLVGTGPWARRTYAPVLQAHAGVRFAGVWGRRPEAAAELAAGHGTTAYADVDALFADCDAVAFAVPPDVQAPLAERAAAAGCHLLLDKPLATDPAAARAVVEAADAAGVATAVFCTMRYAPDVAAWLAEQSATEGWFTGRADWYGALFSAEDADAVRAATPWRADRGALWDVGPHALSMLLPVLGDVVGVTAGRGPGDTVHLLLRHASGASSTAALSLTAPRAAAGAAVEFRGAAGVTVMPEAGPHQDAPAAAVDVLLHSARTGAPHACDARFGLRLTEILAEAERSLPEH; encoded by the coding sequence ATGACGCTCACCACGGACACCCCGCGCTTCGGACTCGTCGGTACCGGCCCCTGGGCACGGCGCACCTACGCACCCGTTCTTCAGGCCCATGCCGGAGTGCGGTTCGCCGGGGTCTGGGGCCGGCGCCCCGAGGCGGCCGCGGAGCTGGCCGCCGGGCACGGGACGACGGCGTACGCGGACGTGGACGCGCTGTTCGCGGACTGCGACGCGGTCGCGTTCGCGGTGCCGCCGGACGTGCAGGCGCCCCTGGCGGAGCGGGCCGCCGCGGCGGGCTGTCACCTGCTCCTGGACAAGCCGCTCGCGACGGATCCGGCGGCGGCCCGTGCCGTGGTCGAGGCGGCGGACGCGGCGGGCGTCGCCACGGCGGTGTTCTGCACGATGCGCTACGCGCCGGACGTCGCGGCCTGGCTGGCGGAGCAGTCCGCGACGGAGGGCTGGTTCACGGGGCGGGCCGACTGGTACGGCGCGCTGTTCTCCGCGGAGGACGCCGACGCCGTACGGGCCGCGACACCGTGGCGGGCCGACCGGGGCGCGCTGTGGGACGTCGGCCCGCACGCCCTGTCGATGCTGCTGCCGGTGCTGGGCGACGTGGTCGGGGTGACGGCGGGGCGCGGGCCGGGCGACACCGTGCACCTGCTGCTGCGGCACGCGTCGGGGGCGTCGAGCACGGCGGCGCTGAGCCTGACGGCGCCGCGCGCGGCGGCCGGTGCGGCCGTCGAGTTCCGCGGCGCGGCGGGGGTGACGGTGATGCCGGAGGCGGGCCCGCACCAGGACGCGCCGGCCGCCGCCGTCGACGTACTGCTCCACTCGGCGCGCACGGGCGCGCCGCACGCGTGCGACGCGCGTTTCGGCCTGCGGCTGACGGAGATCCTCGCGGAGGCGGAACGGTCCTTGCCCGAGCACTGA
- a CDS encoding DUF4032 domain-containing protein, whose product MPLEISATNPEHPVLLLALPWHIPLEEWPEEHLVPLPRGISRHVVRYARAGDEVVAVKELAERPALREYEMLRTLDRTGIPAVDPLAVVTGRTTADGSPLEPVLITRHLGGSQPYRSMFETTLRPSTVHRLMDALAVLLVRLHLAGFAWGDCSLSNTLFRRDAGAYAAYLVDAETGEIHPRLSDGQREYDIDLARVNISGEMLDLEASGALHPSIDPIEFGTEIGQRYANLWSELTRTSVYPPGKHHYMERRIRRLNELGFDVAEMQISRSPQGDTVTFVPKVVDAGHHQRQLLRLTGLDAEENQARRLLNDLESWMATQDDARDARPEVLAHRWVRDVFRPTVRAVRDRLPSPVDPAELYHELLEHRWYLSERDGHDIGLEAAAEDYVAHVARRPV is encoded by the coding sequence ATGCCGCTCGAGATCAGCGCCACCAACCCGGAGCACCCGGTGCTTCTGCTCGCCCTCCCCTGGCACATACCGCTCGAGGAGTGGCCCGAGGAGCACCTCGTGCCCCTGCCGCGCGGTATCTCCCGGCACGTGGTGCGCTACGCGCGCGCCGGTGACGAGGTCGTGGCCGTGAAGGAGCTCGCGGAGCGGCCGGCGCTGCGCGAGTACGAGATGCTGCGCACCCTCGACCGGACGGGGATACCGGCGGTGGATCCGCTGGCCGTGGTCACGGGCCGCACGACGGCGGACGGCTCCCCGCTCGAACCGGTCCTGATCACCCGGCACCTCGGCGGTTCCCAGCCGTACCGCTCGATGTTCGAGACGACCTTGCGTCCGTCCACGGTGCACCGGCTGATGGACGCGCTGGCGGTGCTGCTCGTGCGGCTGCACCTCGCGGGCTTCGCGTGGGGCGACTGTTCGCTGTCCAACACGCTGTTCCGCCGGGACGCCGGCGCGTACGCCGCGTATCTGGTGGACGCCGAGACCGGGGAGATCCATCCGCGGCTCAGCGACGGGCAGCGGGAGTACGACATCGATCTGGCCCGGGTGAACATCAGCGGCGAGATGCTCGACCTGGAGGCCTCGGGCGCGCTGCATCCGTCCATCGACCCGATCGAGTTCGGTACGGAGATCGGGCAGCGGTACGCGAACCTGTGGAGCGAGCTGACCCGCACGTCCGTGTATCCACCGGGCAAGCACCACTACATGGAGCGGCGGATCCGGCGGCTGAACGAGCTGGGCTTCGACGTCGCCGAGATGCAGATCTCGCGCTCGCCTCAGGGCGACACGGTGACGTTCGTGCCGAAGGTCGTCGACGCCGGGCATCACCAGCGCCAGCTCCTGCGGCTCACCGGCCTGGACGCGGAGGAGAACCAGGCGCGGCGGCTGCTGAACGATCTGGAGAGCTGGATGGCGACGCAGGACGACGCGCGGGACGCCCGGCCGGAGGTGCTCGCGCACCGCTGGGTCCGTGACGTGTTCCGGCCGACGGTCCGCGCGGTCCGCGACCGCCTCCCCTCCCCCGTGGACCCGGCGGAGCTGTACCACGAGCTGCTGGAGCACCGCTGGTACCTGTCCGAGCGCGACGGGCACGACATCGGGCTGGAGGCGGCGGCCGAGGACTACGTGGCGCACGTGGCCCGGAGGCCTGTCTGA